One Meriones unguiculatus strain TT.TT164.6M chromosome 5, Bangor_MerUng_6.1, whole genome shotgun sequence DNA segment encodes these proteins:
- the LOC132653983 gene encoding vomeronasal type-1 receptor 54-like, translating to MFIPGQRPRLTDLPISLLALIHILMLLVVSLVASDIFMPGKRWSDSTCKFVMFLYRSFRSLSLCATSLLSILQAITLSPRSSRLAKFKCKSPHHMLGCLLFLSIFYSSISSPLITYITATPNLTSSGFTYLSQSCCVVPMSYSVHHTFFILLTSMDVIFVGFMTLSSGYMVTFLCRHKNQSQLLHSASLSLRPSAEQRATRTILCLMSFLMVMYTLDSVISYLRSIDDDLILFCVHILTVHDYATVSPFLVLSTEKHIINIFRSIVWKDGKHHITQV from the coding sequence atgtttattcctgggcagaggcccagactcactgatctgcccatcagtctcttggccctaatccacatactgatgctgctagtcgtgagtttagtagcttcagacatttttatgccagggaagagatggagtgactccacatgcaaatttgttatgttcttgtacaggtcttttaggagcctatctctttgtgccactagcctgctcagcatcctccaggccatcaccctcagtcccagaagttcccgtctagcaaaattcaaatgtaaatctccacaccacatgctaggttgccttcttttcctgagtatcttttattcatccattagcagTCCCCTTATAACATACATAACTGCAACGCCCAATCTGACCTCATCTGGTTTTACATACCTCAGTCAATCTTGCTGTGTTGTACCCATGAGCTACtctgtccatcacacattttttatattgttgacctccatggatgtcatctttgtaggttttatgaccctctccagtgggtacatggtgactttcctatgcagacataagaaccagtcccagcttctccacagtgccagcctttccctcagaccatctgcagaacaaagagccacacggaccatcctgtgcctcatgagtttccttatggtgatgtacaccttggacagcgtcatctcctacctaagaagtatagatgatgatctgattttgttttgtgtccatattctcacagtccatgactatgccacagtcagcccttttttggttctcagtactgaaaagcacataattaacatttttagatccatTGTATGGAAGGATGGTAAACATCATATTACTCAGGTATAG